Proteins from one Diorhabda carinulata isolate Delta chromosome 10, icDioCari1.1, whole genome shotgun sequence genomic window:
- the LOC130898487 gene encoding JNK1/MAPK8-associated membrane protein translates to MSCPGLYCGRTILSDSQLSECGPCPRGFRRNETSHICELCTDDPLLYDWLYLGFVVLVMLVLHCFFIDMLSMRRSFTKDILILHSAAFIEVIVAAFLSLLLSHPIGSFTVYSCRVRSISDWYTLLHNPSPNYDKKIYCSQEAVYPLYTTIFLFYGLSMVLMLIYRPWLCKKYLPRQSKMSIYAALYFIPILIVIHALIGGLLYYCFPHLTLILSVISCAAHFAIKLDQSIESLILSTLVEPRNLVILIGHWCLHAYGIISITQLINPPLHASFILLVPLPAVIYILTARFTDPNRFQF, encoded by the exons ATGTCTTGTCCAGGCTTATATTGTGGTAGAACAATATTATCAGATTCACAGTTAAGTGAATGTGGCCCTTGTCCTAGAGGATTCCGAAGAAATGAAACTTCACACATATGCGAATTATGTACTGATGATCCTCTACTTTATGATTGGTTATACCTAGGATTCGTTGTTCTAGTGATGTTAGTTTTACATTGCTTCTTTATAGATATGTTATCCATGAGAAGAAG TTTTACTAAGGATATACTTATTTTGCATTCAGCAGCTTTTATTGAAGTCATTGTAGCAGCCTTTCTGTCCTTACTTTTATCACATCCAATAGGTAGTTTCACAGTATACAGTTGTAGGGTAAGAAGTATCTCTGATTGGTATACACTTCTTCATAATCCTTCACCAAATTatgataagaaaatatattgttcTCAAGAAGCCGTGTATCCTCT gtacacaaccatttttctattttatggtTTAAGCATGGTATTAATGTTGATATATAGGCCATGGTTATGTAAAAAGTATTTACCGAGACAAAGTAAAATGTCTATATATGCTGCTCTATATTTTATTCCTATTCTCATAGTCATACATGCCTTAATTGGTGGACTCTTAT attattgTTTCCCTCATCTAACACTTATACTATCTGTGATTTCTTGTGCGGCACATTTTGCTATTAAATTGGATCAAAGTATTGAATCCTTGATACTTTCAACACTTGTGGAACCACGTAATCTTGTGATTTTAATAGGACATTGGTGTTTACACGCTTATGGAATAATATCGATTACTCAACTTATAAATCCACCTCTGCATGCATCGTTCATTCTTTTGGTTCCACTGCCAgctgttatttatatattaacaGCAAGATTCACAGATCCAAACAGATTTCAATTCTAG
- the LOC130898489 gene encoding uncharacterized protein LOC130898489 isoform X2, which yields MYQFLRKPNSNSALENWSPKPIWTKEELNLLKELTFSSLPTCCVDDIVKKSDAFPLKFPTTTNKCAHLKLLVSENVLNRNINSAYPVIHASVLKLCCDFLLYKRQHGSNREQKYYKNKNVMDLINRLLVKRPAVFVGPDDKYLLLDGTFGRGSWENIGTDYEKPPLTLDNYLSYDELKISSLLSISSYTHFMNKGHRSNSGVYEEDRSAIEGEGIIIGIVGPRLPKTNAVENQEIIFSKQSQTKENGFGKSVINSIPKLFADFYGEECLDYKEMLKKKADDTQGRYVLLLKHEYIFDNIFYYKRLTISIDTLLGEANTRGKNASKFSFLHVVGIGLGVWKISPHQDKAFMDAFASRILSLGPKLHQISDICFAYINETKCGDFGNGEAIPIENHPNGGIRIHIQNRHPHQKLINEHEDKLLVVSYAWDGNSLPGNEYWSGSLRSSSDPAAACSTQITELHNPHINTRICADNLKIVTEGDVISLQDYLKTIPMLL from the exons ATGTATCAATTCTTAAGAAAACCAAACTCAAATTCGGCATTAGAAAATTGGTCTCCAAAACCAATATGGACGAAAGAAGAACTAAATTTGTTAAAAGAATTGACTTTCTCTAGTTTACCCACATGTTGCGTGGATGATATAGTTAAAAAGAGTGACGCTTTTCCTCTAAAATTCCCAACTACCACAAACAAATGTGCGCATTTAAAACTTTTGGTATCCGAGAATGTATTAAACAGAAATATCAATTCCGCTTACCCGGTTATTCATGCATCGGTACTGAAGCTATGTTGTGATTTTCTGTTATATAAAAGGCAACATGGAAGTAATagagaacaaaaatattataaaaacaaaaatgttatgGACTTGATCAATAGATTGTTAGTGAAAAGACCGGCGGTGTTTGTAGGACCCGatgataaatatttacttttagaTGGTACTTTTGGTAGAGGTTCTTGGGAAAATATAGGAACTGACTATGAAAAACCCCCTCTAACAttagataattatttatcttacgatgaattgaaaatatcgTCTTTGTTGTCAATCAGTTCTTATACTCACTTTATGAATAAAGGTCACCGAAGCAATAGTGGTGTTTACGAAGAAGATAGAAGTGCGATCGAAGGAGAAGGTATAATAATCGGAATCGTAGGTCCAAGACTTCCAAAAACCAACGCTGTCGAAAatcaagaaataatattttctaaacaatCGCAAACCAAAGAAAACGGTTTTGGTAAATCCGTAATAAACAGTATACCAAAATTATTCGCGGATTTTTACGGTGAAGAATGCTTGGATTATAAGGAGATGTTAAAAAAGAAAGCAGATGACACGCAAGGCAGAtacgttcttttattaaaacatgagtacatttttgataatattttttattacaaaagaCTTACTATATCGATTGATACTTTGTTGGGGGAAGCTAATACAAGAGGAAAGAACGCatcgaaattttcatttctacaTGTTGTCGGGATCGGATTGGGAGTTTGGAAAATTTCTCCGCATCAAGATAAAGCTTTCATGGACGCATTTGCTTCAAGAATATT ATCCTTGGGACCGAAATTACATCAAATTAGCGATATATGTTTTGCTTATATTAACGAAACAAAATGTGGAGATTTCGGAAATGGAGAGGCAATTCCTATCGAAAACCATCCAAATGGAGGAATAAGAATTCATATACAAAATAGACATCCAcatcaaaagttaataaacGAACATGAAG ACAAATTATTGGTGGTGTCATACGCTTGGGATGGAAATTCTCTTCCAGGAAACGAATATTGGTCCGGAAGTTTGAGATCAAGCTCTGATCCTGCAGCAGCATGTTCGACACAAATTACTGAGCTTCATAATCCTCATATAAATACTAGAATATGCgcagataatttaaaaatcgtTACGGAAGGAGATGTTATTTCATTGCAGGATTACTTAAAGACAATTCCTATGTTATTGTAA
- the LOC130898489 gene encoding uncharacterized protein LOC130898489 isoform X1, with product MLTLLGMYQFLRKPNSNSALENWSPKPIWTKEELNLLKELTFSSLPTCCVDDIVKKSDAFPLKFPTTTNKCAHLKLLVSENVLNRNINSAYPVIHASVLKLCCDFLLYKRQHGSNREQKYYKNKNVMDLINRLLVKRPAVFVGPDDKYLLLDGTFGRGSWENIGTDYEKPPLTLDNYLSYDELKISSLLSISSYTHFMNKGHRSNSGVYEEDRSAIEGEGIIIGIVGPRLPKTNAVENQEIIFSKQSQTKENGFGKSVINSIPKLFADFYGEECLDYKEMLKKKADDTQGRYVLLLKHEYIFDNIFYYKRLTISIDTLLGEANTRGKNASKFSFLHVVGIGLGVWKISPHQDKAFMDAFASRILSLGPKLHQISDICFAYINETKCGDFGNGEAIPIENHPNGGIRIHIQNRHPHQKLINEHEDKLLVVSYAWDGNSLPGNEYWSGSLRSSSDPAAACSTQITELHNPHINTRICADNLKIVTEGDVISLQDYLKTIPMLL from the exons ATGTTAACTTTGCTTG GTATGTATCAATTCTTAAGAAAACCAAACTCAAATTCGGCATTAGAAAATTGGTCTCCAAAACCAATATGGACGAAAGAAGAACTAAATTTGTTAAAAGAATTGACTTTCTCTAGTTTACCCACATGTTGCGTGGATGATATAGTTAAAAAGAGTGACGCTTTTCCTCTAAAATTCCCAACTACCACAAACAAATGTGCGCATTTAAAACTTTTGGTATCCGAGAATGTATTAAACAGAAATATCAATTCCGCTTACCCGGTTATTCATGCATCGGTACTGAAGCTATGTTGTGATTTTCTGTTATATAAAAGGCAACATGGAAGTAATagagaacaaaaatattataaaaacaaaaatgttatgGACTTGATCAATAGATTGTTAGTGAAAAGACCGGCGGTGTTTGTAGGACCCGatgataaatatttacttttagaTGGTACTTTTGGTAGAGGTTCTTGGGAAAATATAGGAACTGACTATGAAAAACCCCCTCTAACAttagataattatttatcttacgatgaattgaaaatatcgTCTTTGTTGTCAATCAGTTCTTATACTCACTTTATGAATAAAGGTCACCGAAGCAATAGTGGTGTTTACGAAGAAGATAGAAGTGCGATCGAAGGAGAAGGTATAATAATCGGAATCGTAGGTCCAAGACTTCCAAAAACCAACGCTGTCGAAAatcaagaaataatattttctaaacaatCGCAAACCAAAGAAAACGGTTTTGGTAAATCCGTAATAAACAGTATACCAAAATTATTCGCGGATTTTTACGGTGAAGAATGCTTGGATTATAAGGAGATGTTAAAAAAGAAAGCAGATGACACGCAAGGCAGAtacgttcttttattaaaacatgagtacatttttgataatattttttattacaaaagaCTTACTATATCGATTGATACTTTGTTGGGGGAAGCTAATACAAGAGGAAAGAACGCatcgaaattttcatttctacaTGTTGTCGGGATCGGATTGGGAGTTTGGAAAATTTCTCCGCATCAAGATAAAGCTTTCATGGACGCATTTGCTTCAAGAATATT ATCCTTGGGACCGAAATTACATCAAATTAGCGATATATGTTTTGCTTATATTAACGAAACAAAATGTGGAGATTTCGGAAATGGAGAGGCAATTCCTATCGAAAACCATCCAAATGGAGGAATAAGAATTCATATACAAAATAGACATCCAcatcaaaagttaataaacGAACATGAAG ACAAATTATTGGTGGTGTCATACGCTTGGGATGGAAATTCTCTTCCAGGAAACGAATATTGGTCCGGAAGTTTGAGATCAAGCTCTGATCCTGCAGCAGCATGTTCGACACAAATTACTGAGCTTCATAATCCTCATATAAATACTAGAATATGCgcagataatttaaaaatcgtTACGGAAGGAGATGTTATTTCATTGCAGGATTACTTAAAGACAATTCCTATGTTATTGTAA